A stretch of DNA from Tribolium castaneum strain GA2 chromosome 7, icTriCast1.1, whole genome shotgun sequence:
CGACTGGATGGAATGAAATTAGTCATTTTACGACCAACCAATACAGCTTCTTGAGACTTAATTAGCTGGTTAAAAGGGCAAGCACCGCATTTCCGGGGCTTGACCCCAGAATTGTGAGAAGTTTTAACTTGCACTTGTTTTTTTGTGCGatttttgggcaaaatttgcgctaattatttaattgtggACGTCAGTGATGCCaacattgaatttgaaattatcaaGTGTCAAggttattttttagtttataatcgtttttcttcaaaattctCCGTTTTTGGTGCAAATTTCCCACTTGTCATGCTTCCTGACGGGGAAACCCCGTCCTGTTCGGAAACAACAGCATCAGGCACAAAGTATTTCTTTAGTTAgttttttgaggttatgtccgaaattttttttgagattggGCACATGTGAGGTCTGTGCGCGCAAAAACGCCAAGTATTGTTGCCCCCGATGCGAGGTGAAGACCTGTTCGCTCAGTTGCAATAAAATCCACAAGCTGGAGGTCGAGTGTAGTGGCGTGAGAGACAGGGCTAAGTTCATCCCTGTTAATAAGTTCACAAATTTGGATTTGTCGAGCGATTATCGCTTGTTGGAGGAGATTTCACGCGTGGTTGAGACTTCGAAAAAGGGGCGCTCGAGTTTTGGTTACAATTTCACGAaggtttttgatttaaatgaGATTTTTTGGGGTGAAAGTTTGTTTTAGGGGTTGTTGCGTTTGCAACAGGAGGCTCTAAAGAGGCACATTACGTTGAAATATCTCCCTCGGAGTTTTGTGCGTCATAAGAACAACACCACTCGTTTTGATTTCAAGTCACAAGTGATTGAGTGGCGTGTTGATTGGGTGTTTGTCAATTGCGAAAACTTGAAAATCAGTGAAGATAAAGTGCCTGAGAATTTGAGACTTAGTAAAATTCTTGATAAGTATTTGAGTAAGCAAGGAGATGAGGCACTGCAGTATTATCAAGCTGCAAATTTGCCTGGTCTTAGAATATTGCTAAAAGCGGAATTAAAATCAGGGAAAAAGTTCTATGAGTTGGATCCGAGCTACACACTGAGagagtgtttgaaaaacagggTGATAATCGAATATCCAACTATTCATCTAGTCTTAAAAGACCAAGCAATTTTTTACGATATTGTTGATTCAGGTAACTTGGCTCGTGTTGAAGccgttgaaatatttttttttatttagatgatGAGGAGGATACGAAAGCCGAGTTGCAAAAACAGATAAAGTCGGGTCAGgaagttattaataaaattatcaaaaaatcggAAAGTGATGATAGTTTATACGAATCTCTGAggaatttgttgtttattaaTGAGTATTCGGATGAAGAGCAGGGCTCTGATGAAGAGGCAAAGTGAACGAAACGGGTTCATGTTAGAAAAACGACGTTAAATTTCCATTGGGGTATTATTAAGACATTGAGAAACAATGCTTTATTTTTACAGtgtgttatttaatttttgttacaaataaattggaagcaTCTGAATGGATTTTTACTAGCCCTTGATCCaagaattgcaaaaaaaatacgaatttttttatgtagttacgtatgcaaccaacaatacaccaaatatttttttattttcggactatttgagcaaaatttcacaagaaaattgtgattttcatttaacaaagtgaaaattttacaaaaataaattgtttctcAAATATGTATAGAGAAACAAACCAcattaacattattttcgACCTGTGTTGGCACCTGTTTACTATCTCaaagagaaattaaaagtaatttaacgtaaaattgtctgacGATTCCAAATCTGTCCCCATTTTTGTTCTACGACGGGTAATTCAGtcgatttgaatttttccattCTGCCACTGTTATGACTTTTCTCAAAGGCAGCAAATTTGAATTAACTCCTCggactgtatttaaaataacacttacacatctactattaaaaaaatcattatgaaaaaaataactgaaaatttgatggagaatattttttttaataaaaatgctgTTTCgtttagtcattttttaaaataaagacatttcatcagtttttcgtttttctataaaaattcTACGTAGAATTCTACGTAGCAAAAACTGAGGATTGGCTTTAGAGCGTTCAAGACTGGTGGAAATTTTGTCTAAAAGCGCaataataatttgataaaGTGTCTAAATTTAGTCATTAGTTGAGTAAGTGCATCCGTATTAAAAGTTATCATTGTTGATAAATCCTCCATTGTGCCCGAAAAGCCCTTCCAAATTGAATAAAGAAACAAGCGAGTAAAATAATCCATTCCTGGATGATAAAATTATCATGTATTTGGAGCAAGTGGAACGATCCTCTTAGTTGGTAACCTAACACCGTATGTACGCCAATAACGCAATAAAGAGCCATCCACTTTGATTCTGCTTATATAAATGCATAGGTATTGTCTCTCAATTAGGCGTAACCTAATTTAGGGCTCTGTGCTTACCCTATTAGAATGTCGGGTATATGGATGGCAACCTAATCGCATTATCGGGAGGCACACACGCGCCAGGCGGTCTAAGATGCGAACTAACTAACCGAAATATCACATCAAAGCGGTAACATGTCTACGAGGAAACAAGACCGCCCCGATCTGACTTACTTAGGGTGCTTTGTGGACTACCAAACACCGAATTACCGTACTCTGACTAATCAGACTTGTTTCATGCTTGCAACTACTTCATAAAATTAACTGTATCCCTGAAACCGGTTCACTGGAGTCCCATTTGTCCCAGGAATCAGTAACTGAccaatagaattttttaacttgctaAAAATCCGGTCTCTGATTATTAcctacaattttttccatttgcCACAAagagaattttaaattacgCAAAAGCAGGTTAAAAGTGTTGATTTTTTCGTGTAGGGCTTTTCAAAAAACGTGATTTAaagttaatttgaattttttccagCTCAACGAAATCTGATTACTTTTTC
This window harbors:
- the LOC657521 gene encoding box C/D snoRNA protein 1, with the protein product MLPDGETPSCSETTASGTKLGTCEVCARKNAKYCCPRCEVKTCSLSCNKIHKLEVECSGVRDRAKFIPVNKFTNLDLSSDYRLLEEISRVVETSKKGRSSFGYNFTKGLLRLQQEALKRHITLKYLPRSFVRHKNNTTRFDFKSQVIEWRVDWVFVNCENLKISEDKVPENLRLSKILDKYLSKQGDEALQYYQAANLPGLRILLKAELKSGKKFYELDPSYTLRECLKNRVIIEYPTIHLVLKDQAIFYDIVDSDDEEDTKAELQKQIKSGQEVINKIIKKSESDDSLYESLRNLLFINEYSDEEQGSDEEAK